A region from the Clostridium beijerinckii genome encodes:
- a CDS encoding DNA-binding protein, whose product MNNTTVEKIVISPKEAMQYLGCGRNTMYEVLLKDKNFPKFKIGSKFYINKDKLQEWANKQCR is encoded by the coding sequence ATGAATAATACAACAGTAGAAAAAATTGTGATTAGTCCTAAAGAAGCAATGCAATATTTAGGGTGCGGAAGAAATACAATGTATGAAGTTTTATTGAAGGATAAGAACTTCCCAAAATTTAAGATAGGAAGTAAATTTTATATCAATAAAGATAAGCTCCAAGAATGGGCAAATAAACAATGCAGATAA
- a CDS encoding HK97 family phage prohead protease → MKEVRNAQIQSNDELELIGTPIVFDEVTTINDPNGSYNEIIKRGALDGADLTDIRLLYNHDTNKIPLARVPKTMQFNVDDKGLHMRATLPGTEEAKSVHTAVSRGDLTGMSFAFKVPKGGSLYDPKTNTRTITKIEKVYECSVVPYPAYQTTSIEARNQITEVQKLESQKDQIKIKINKLLLKEC, encoded by the coding sequence ATGAAGGAAGTCAGAAATGCACAGATTCAGAGCAATGATGAACTTGAACTAATAGGAACACCTATTGTATTTGATGAAGTAACAACAATCAATGATCCTAACGGAAGTTATAACGAGATAATCAAGCGTGGTGCGTTAGATGGGGCAGATTTAACCGACATACGCCTATTATATAACCATGATACAAATAAAATACCATTAGCAAGAGTACCCAAGACAATGCAATTTAATGTTGATGATAAAGGGCTACATATGAGAGCAACTTTACCAGGTACAGAAGAAGCAAAGTCAGTACATACGGCAGTAAGTAGGGGTGATTTAACTGGCATGAGTTTTGCTTTTAAAGTTCCAAAAGGTGGCAGCCTTTATGATCCTAAAACAAACACCAGGACAATAACAAAGATAGAAAAAGTATATGAATGTAGTGTAGTTCCATATCCAGCATATCAAACTACATCTATTGAAGCTAGAAACCAAATAACAGAAGTTCAAAAGCTGGAATCACAAAAAGACCAAATAAAAATAAAAATAAATAAATTATTATTGAAGGAGTGTTAA
- a CDS encoding N-acetylmuramoyl-L-alanine amidase CwlD yields MKIKKVLMLFCIFCLMFGMPIRANSDENNTKSIILIDPGHGGIDGGARSKNGTIEKDINLLIATKLKKELEDAGHTVNMTREKDLQLDSKKVKDLNARCQMKKDTKCDVFISIHQNIFPQASCFGAQVWYASNDNSKLLADEIQNSIKETVDDKNKRVPKAAKEQYRILRDGYEGACVLVECGFLSNYEEEQKLKSDEHQDKLVKGIMNGVNKYFENKNINSSN; encoded by the coding sequence ATGAAAATCAAAAAAGTCTTAATGCTATTTTGCATATTTTGTTTAATGTTTGGAATGCCAATAAGAGCTAATTCAGATGAAAATAATACTAAAAGCATAATACTAATAGATCCAGGCCATGGAGGCATTGATGGGGGAGCAAGATCAAAAAATGGAACCATAGAAAAAGATATAAATTTATTAATAGCTACAAAATTGAAAAAGGAATTAGAAGATGCAGGTCACACTGTGAATATGACAAGAGAAAAAGACTTACAGCTAGATTCTAAGAAAGTTAAGGATTTAAATGCAAGGTGTCAGATGAAAAAAGATACTAAATGTGATGTGTTTATTTCTATACACCAAAATATATTTCCACAAGCAAGCTGCTTTGGAGCTCAAGTTTGGTATGCATCTAATGATAATAGTAAACTTTTGGCAGATGAAATTCAAAATTCAATAAAGGAAACAGTGGATGATAAAAACAAGAGAGTTCCTAAAGCTGCAAAAGAGCAATATAGAATATTAAGAGATGGATATGAGGGGGCATGTGTTCTTGTAGAATGCGGTTTTCTATCAAATTATGAAGAAGAGCAAAAATTAAAAAGTGATGAACACCAAGATAAACTTGTTAAAGGTATAATGAATGGTGTTAATAAGTATTTTGAGAACAAAAACATTAATAGTTCTAATTAA
- a CDS encoding DNA primase produces the protein MDKENFISISKDIFPIVPLFDNSKIPNVKWSDRNCQIKTKEEFKNISSRAYKKEVTGFSLLTGKDSNIIVIDIDKNHGDGSVDGEESFNELIKDLSEEDKQKIKDTFTVKTPNGGSHLYFKYKEGLKNKADYLPGVDIRTDGGIIVLPGSKAKVKDEIREYKLLNDTNINEMPKPLFDKFIQLGQPVKKKATQVVGPAASSTYKEGVRNQELFKEVIGIVSKSSIRDITTITSIAKGLNLLKCNLPLDDEEVENIIGSISQRLNPSYCDEKGNINNYSLSEYIIQDQPSYTKGNLWFMYDNKKGFYKYMEFREVQRMYFKYAINDKDKTIIKSKNFAELLMLSSEDAREIHDEKRYINCLNGVIDIGNNTMLPHDPKYKTEVQFKANLITEPTKYKELFDKSEFKKFLNSTLDEGSIKTLQESWGLMLSPHAREVQNCFIYKGEGSNGKSVTFDIQEALIEDDNHICSIGLGDFGETFAISVAEGKHVNIVRDDELSGKTVSKAFKSMCCGEPVTVNRKNKDLVRLGFNMTMFFGLNRLPSAADKSTGFFRRPIIIPFNNSFGTDKEVSEGTRDKVKDPKIAERIIENELDIVFTFAYVGLNRVKKNNWKVTVSKAAEHEMEEYREEVDSAYAFFKEKITKVHKKNIKISKGEVYKTYNDWCISNSIMPMNKTHFGRQLSSFGVKHIKSNSVGYYLDIEVDDLILIEDKRGIFK, from the coding sequence GTGGACAAGGAAAATTTCATATCAATAAGTAAAGACATATTTCCAATAGTTCCACTGTTTGATAACTCAAAAATACCAAATGTGAAATGGAGCGATAGGAATTGTCAAATAAAAACAAAAGAAGAATTTAAAAATATATCATCAAGAGCATACAAAAAAGAAGTAACAGGTTTTTCTCTTTTAACTGGTAAAGATAGCAATATTATTGTTATAGATATTGATAAAAATCATGGTGATGGATCAGTTGACGGTGAAGAAAGTTTTAATGAATTGATAAAAGATTTATCAGAAGAAGATAAACAAAAGATAAAAGATACATTTACAGTTAAAACACCAAATGGTGGAAGTCATTTATATTTTAAATATAAAGAAGGATTAAAAAACAAAGCCGATTATTTACCTGGTGTTGACATAAGAACTGATGGAGGAATAATTGTATTACCTGGCAGTAAAGCCAAAGTTAAAGATGAAATTAGAGAATACAAACTATTAAATGATACAAATATTAATGAAATGCCAAAACCATTATTTGATAAGTTTATACAATTAGGACAACCAGTTAAAAAAAAAGCAACTCAAGTTGTAGGTCCAGCTGCAAGTTCTACTTATAAAGAAGGTGTTAGAAACCAGGAACTATTTAAAGAAGTTATTGGAATAGTAAGCAAATCAAGTATAAGAGATATTACAACAATTACATCAATAGCAAAAGGGTTAAATTTACTTAAATGTAATCTACCGTTAGATGATGAAGAAGTTGAAAATATTATTGGAAGTATATCACAAAGATTGAACCCTTCTTATTGTGATGAAAAAGGAAATATTAATAATTACTCATTATCTGAGTATATAATTCAAGATCAACCTAGTTATACAAAAGGTAACTTATGGTTTATGTATGATAATAAAAAAGGTTTTTATAAATATATGGAGTTTAGAGAAGTTCAAAGAATGTATTTCAAATATGCAATAAATGATAAAGATAAAACTATTATAAAATCAAAGAATTTTGCAGAATTATTAATGCTAAGTAGTGAAGACGCAAGAGAAATACATGACGAAAAAAGATATATTAATTGCTTAAATGGAGTTATTGATATTGGAAATAATACAATGTTGCCACATGATCCTAAGTACAAAACAGAAGTACAGTTCAAAGCTAATTTAATAACAGAGCCAACCAAGTACAAAGAATTATTTGATAAATCAGAGTTTAAGAAATTCTTAAATAGTACCTTAGATGAAGGAAGTATAAAAACACTTCAAGAATCATGGGGGCTTATGTTATCGCCACACGCTAGAGAAGTTCAAAATTGTTTTATATATAAGGGTGAAGGTAGTAATGGAAAATCCGTAACATTTGATATTCAAGAAGCTTTAATTGAAGATGATAATCATATTTGTAGTATTGGATTAGGTGATTTTGGAGAAACATTTGCAATATCAGTTGCAGAAGGAAAACACGTTAATATAGTTCGTGATGATGAATTAAGTGGGAAAACTGTTAGCAAAGCTTTTAAATCAATGTGTTGTGGTGAACCAGTTACAGTTAATCGAAAAAATAAAGATCTAGTTAGATTAGGATTTAACATGACAATGTTTTTTGGATTGAATAGACTACCAAGTGCAGCAGATAAGTCAACAGGATTTTTTAGAAGACCTATAATTATTCCGTTTAATAATTCCTTTGGTACAGATAAGGAAGTTTCAGAAGGTACAAGAGATAAAGTTAAAGATCCTAAAATTGCAGAGAGGATAATTGAGAATGAATTAGATATAGTTTTTACATTTGCTTATGTGGGACTTAATAGAGTTAAAAAAAATAATTGGAAAGTAACAGTAAGTAAAGCAGCAGAACATGAAATGGAAGAATACAGAGAAGAAGTTGATTCCGCATATGCTTTCTTTAAAGAAAAGATAACAAAAGTTCATAAGAAAAATATTAAAATTTCTAAAGGTGAAGTTTACAAAACTTATAATGATTGGTGTATATCAAATAGTATAATGCCAATGAATAAAACTCACTTTGGTAGGCAGCTATCTAGTTTTGGAGTTAAGCACATAAAGAGTAATAGTGTAGGTTATTACTTAGATATTGAAGTTGATGATCTGATATTAATTGAAGATAAACGAGGAATATTTAAATAA
- a CDS encoding fumarate hydratase, giving the protein MREVNVEIIRDAVRNLSIEANYFLGSDIKEALQKSKEEETWRLAAEVLDKIIINSEIANNEEMPMCQDTGMACVFIEIGQDVHLVGGKLEDAINEGVRRGYKEGFLRKSVVEDPIRRINTNDNTPAIIYYDIVDGDKVKITLAPKGFGSENMSKIGMLKPSDGLDGVKKFVIDTVKAAGPNPCPPMVVGVGIGGTFDKAAYLAKKALLRPVNIRNKDEFYKELEVELLERINQLGIGPQGFGGKTTALGLNIETYPTHIAGLPVAVNINCHATRHKETII; this is encoded by the coding sequence ATGAGGGAAGTAAATGTTGAAATCATTAGAGATGCAGTGAGGAATTTATCTATTGAGGCAAATTATTTTTTAGGCTCAGATATTAAAGAGGCATTACAAAAATCTAAGGAAGAAGAAACATGGAGATTAGCAGCTGAGGTTTTAGATAAGATAATTATTAATTCTGAAATTGCTAATAATGAAGAAATGCCTATGTGTCAGGATACAGGTATGGCATGCGTGTTTATTGAAATAGGACAAGATGTACATTTAGTTGGGGGTAAACTCGAAGATGCTATCAATGAAGGTGTACGAAGAGGTTATAAGGAAGGCTTTTTAAGAAAATCAGTTGTAGAGGATCCCATTAGAAGAATAAACACAAATGATAATACGCCAGCTATAATTTATTATGACATAGTAGATGGTGATAAGGTTAAAATAACTTTAGCACCAAAGGGATTCGGATCAGAAAACATGAGTAAAATAGGCATGCTTAAACCTTCAGATGGTTTAGACGGTGTTAAGAAATTTGTAATAGATACTGTTAAAGCAGCTGGGCCTAATCCATGTCCACCTATGGTTGTAGGTGTTGGAATTGGAGGAACTTTTGATAAGGCTGCTTATTTAGCTAAAAAAGCATTACTTAGACCTGTTAATATAAGGAATAAAGATGAATTCTACAAGGAGCTAGAAGTGGAATTGTTAGAGAGGATAAATCAATTAGGTATTGGACCACAAGGATTTGGTGGAAAGACTACCGCTTTGGGATTGAATATAGAAACGTACCCAACACATATTGCAGGATTACCTGTAGCAGTAAATATAAATTGTCATGCCACTAGGCATAAAGAAACTATAATATAA
- a CDS encoding DNA packaging protein, with the protein MIITLEETKNLLRVDFSEDDNLIQNLIDTIPQYLENKTGKAWNTEPINPLVKTLAGFLLQSWYEGSTGALDKVIDNIIATLTPMARI; encoded by the coding sequence ATGATAATAACATTAGAAGAAACAAAGAACCTATTAAGAGTTGACTTTTCAGAAGATGATAATTTAATACAAAACTTAATTGATACAATACCACAATACCTGGAGAATAAGACAGGCAAGGCATGGAACACAGAGCCTATCAATCCATTAGTTAAAACATTAGCTGGATTCTTATTACAGAGTTGGTATGAAGGAAGTACAGGAGCATTAGACAAAGTTATTGATAATATAATTGCAACACTAACACCAATGGCGAGGATATAA
- a CDS encoding phage portal protein, giving the protein MNLIDKLFKKNKDPASTEHVEVMNGSAAIFTPFSGNAYESDIYRAAVDSIARNAAKLKPVHVVTIAGQRKDGDSSLNRILQVRPNPYMSAYDLIYKLVTHYYLYNNAFAYLQKDDKGNLTGIYPLSPLNMEYITDLTGILYCRFLFMGGKQFIVPFTEVFTIRRFFNSNDLLGDTNTAILPTLDLAHTQSEGIENSIKSSASIRGLLKYNQILSPENLKKEKEAFISDYLTISNNGGIVALDSKLEYVPLDLKPTIINDKQILSIKQKIYEYLGISENIVNSTYTENEWAAFYESIIEPLGVQFSLELTEKLFTPREQAFGNSILLEANRLQFASNTTKTQILKELMPLGLFTVNQALEILNLPSVEDGDRRVQTLNVASTDIVDNYQMKDKGENDG; this is encoded by the coding sequence GTGAATTTAATAGATAAATTATTCAAAAAGAATAAAGATCCAGCAAGTACAGAACACGTTGAAGTTATGAACGGAAGTGCAGCTATATTTACACCATTTAGCGGTAACGCATATGAAAGTGATATTTATAGAGCAGCAGTTGATTCAATAGCAAGAAATGCAGCAAAGCTTAAACCAGTTCACGTTGTAACAATAGCTGGTCAGAGAAAAGATGGAGATAGTTCACTTAATAGAATATTACAAGTTAGACCGAACCCGTATATGAGTGCATATGACCTTATATATAAGCTAGTTACACATTATTATCTATACAATAACGCATTCGCATATTTACAAAAAGATGATAAGGGCAATTTAACAGGTATATACCCATTAAGCCCCTTGAACATGGAATATATAACAGACCTAACAGGCATATTATATTGCAGATTCTTATTTATGGGTGGTAAGCAATTCATAGTGCCATTTACAGAAGTATTCACGATAAGAAGATTCTTTAATTCTAATGATTTACTAGGAGATACCAACACCGCAATATTACCAACTTTAGACCTGGCACATACACAAAGCGAAGGAATTGAAAACTCAATTAAATCTAGTGCAAGTATAAGAGGGCTATTAAAATATAATCAAATATTAAGCCCCGAAAACCTAAAGAAGGAAAAAGAAGCGTTTATATCTGATTATTTAACTATAAGCAATAATGGTGGAATTGTTGCATTAGATAGCAAGCTGGAATATGTGCCATTAGATTTAAAACCAACAATTATTAATGATAAGCAGATACTATCAATAAAGCAGAAGATATATGAGTATTTAGGAATATCAGAAAATATCGTAAATAGCACATATACAGAAAATGAATGGGCTGCATTTTATGAAAGTATTATTGAACCTTTAGGAGTGCAATTCTCATTGGAACTCACAGAGAAGTTATTTACACCAAGAGAACAAGCTTTTGGAAATTCTATTTTATTAGAAGCTAACAGGCTACAATTTGCAAGCAATACAACTAAAACACAGATATTAAAGGAATTAATGCCATTAGGATTATTTACAGTTAACCAGGCATTAGAAATATTAAACTTACCAAGCGTTGAAGATGGTGACAGAAGGGTACAAACCTTAAATGTTGCTAGTACGGATATAGTAGACAATTATCAGATGAAAGACAAGGGTGAAAATGATGGATAA
- a CDS encoding phage major capsid protein produces MKFTTVAEAFNYYRNFSLEGIETRAAQIKGTIDNDPNADVMSMNIEIEGLNQAKQNIQQKKPGALAEGEAPAQRSQFNPITGMNFNGDVEAPKGDVFASNEYRSAFFKNMLGQKLTDPEERTYKRAMEIVDTEKRADAFSTTTSAAAVLPTQTLNEVISKARTMGGLIASCRNFNIPTNLSVPIGTPSTKAAWHVEGAAVASEAAATTSVSFAAYEIVKVMSMSAAAKKMTILAFESYITDELTNCVMETIADSLVNGTGTTQGTGLLTGVVWSASNSFTFAKAGNVAYTDFTKMVGMLKRGYGAGAKFAMNNSTLYNQVYSLVDLNKRPIFIADPKNEEIGYILGKPVVIDDNIADDVILLGNFNYMGYNIPQGIIIETSRDSSFKSGLIDYRALAIADTKPLVTEAFIKLSRATA; encoded by the coding sequence ATGAAATTTACAACAGTAGCAGAAGCATTTAATTATTATAGAAACTTTTCTTTAGAAGGTATTGAAACAAGAGCAGCACAAATCAAAGGGACAATTGACAATGATCCAAACGCAGATGTTATGTCAATGAATATCGAAATTGAAGGATTAAACCAAGCAAAACAAAACATTCAACAAAAGAAACCAGGAGCACTAGCAGAAGGTGAAGCACCAGCACAAAGAAGTCAATTCAATCCAATAACAGGAATGAATTTTAATGGTGATGTAGAAGCCCCAAAAGGTGATGTATTCGCAAGTAACGAGTACAGAAGTGCATTCTTTAAGAATATGTTAGGGCAAAAGCTAACAGATCCCGAAGAAAGAACATATAAAAGAGCAATGGAAATTGTAGATACTGAAAAGAGAGCAGACGCATTTAGTACAACAACAAGTGCAGCCGCAGTACTGCCAACTCAAACATTGAACGAAGTTATTTCAAAAGCACGAACAATGGGAGGATTAATTGCAAGTTGTAGAAACTTCAATATTCCAACTAATTTATCAGTACCTATTGGAACACCAAGCACAAAAGCAGCATGGCACGTTGAAGGTGCAGCAGTTGCAAGTGAAGCAGCAGCAACAACAAGCGTATCATTTGCAGCATATGAAATTGTAAAAGTAATGTCAATGAGTGCAGCAGCTAAGAAAATGACAATATTAGCATTTGAAAGTTATATTACAGATGAATTAACAAATTGTGTAATGGAAACAATAGCAGATTCATTAGTAAATGGAACTGGAACAACACAAGGAACTGGATTATTAACAGGAGTTGTATGGAGTGCTTCAAATAGCTTTACATTTGCAAAAGCTGGTAATGTAGCTTATACAGACTTCACAAAAATGGTCGGAATGTTAAAGAGAGGTTATGGGGCTGGAGCAAAATTCGCAATGAATAATTCAACACTTTATAACCAAGTTTATAGCTTAGTTGATTTAAATAAAAGACCAATATTTATTGCAGACCCTAAGAATGAAGAAATAGGTTATATCCTAGGAAAACCAGTTGTAATTGATGATAATATTGCAGATGATGTTATATTATTAGGAAACTTTAATTATATGGGTTACAACATACCACAAGGAATAATAATCGAAACTTCAAGAGATAGCAGCTTTAAGAGTGGCTTAATTGATTATAGAGCATTAGCAATTGCAGATACAAAACCATTAGTTACAGAAGCATTTATAAAACTATCAAGAGCAACCGCATAA
- a CDS encoding HNH endonuclease, with translation MAKEYAKSFYESSAWKKCRKGFMQSKHYICERCGGSAYITHHKQHITPTNINNLNIILNWDNLQALCLDCHNVVHGNNATVNGISFDNEGNLIYTAPGQEK, from the coding sequence ATGGCGAAGGAATATGCAAAGAGTTTCTATGAGAGTTCAGCGTGGAAGAAATGTCGAAAAGGATTTATGCAAAGTAAACATTATATATGTGAAAGGTGCGGAGGTAGTGCATACATAACACATCATAAGCAACATATAACACCAACAAATATAAATAATTTAAATATTATTTTAAATTGGGATAACCTTCAAGCCTTATGTTTAGATTGTCATAATGTAGTACATGGAAACAATGCAACAGTTAATGGAATAAGTTTTGATAACGAAGGAAATTTAATTTACACCGCCCCAGGTCAAGAAAAATGA
- a CDS encoding terminase large subunit, with the protein MMNYVIEYFEAIKAGECIVSKRVYKQYEKLVNEINNPGKYIFDEAKALKPIKFIETFCKHSKGEWATKPVLLELFQKAYISALFGFIDKNTGLRRYKESMFYVARKNGKSTMLSGIAAYMLVADGEPGAEIYSCATKKDQAKLVFDETLNMIKQSPYLSKHIKKRKTDLYFPLTMSKFQPLGKNSDTLDGLNAHCVIIDELHGVKDRNLYEVMKQSQSARRQPLLLMITTAGTIRECIFDDMYDYACNIVDGNFEDETFLPILYELDKKEEWLEPGAWAKANPALGTIKKLDDLERKVEKAKNSPKDLTGVLTKDFNIRDTISSAWLTFEDLNNEETFNIEDFKNCYAIGGADLSITTDLTCATLLLIDKVTQKRYIHQMYWLPSDNFEQRVKLEKIPYDIWLKRGLIRLCSGNSINYSDVTAWFVEMLNNYGITPLWIYYDSYSAKYWVEEMEQNGFKMVRAIQGARTLSLPMQQLGADLKANKINYNNNPILKWCLTNTGIQEDRNGNIVPIKNQAAKQRIDGLASMLDSYVGLYEHFEEFIRAL; encoded by the coding sequence ATAATGAATTATGTTATTGAATATTTTGAAGCAATAAAAGCTGGTGAATGTATTGTATCAAAAAGAGTATATAAACAATATGAAAAGTTAGTAAATGAGATTAATAATCCAGGTAAATATATTTTTGATGAAGCCAAAGCCTTAAAGCCTATTAAATTTATTGAAACATTCTGTAAACATAGTAAGGGAGAATGGGCAACAAAACCAGTTCTATTGGAGTTATTCCAAAAAGCTTATATATCAGCCTTATTCGGTTTCATAGACAAGAATACAGGATTAAGAAGATATAAGGAAAGTATGTTTTATGTGGCACGTAAGAACGGAAAAAGTACAATGTTAAGTGGTATAGCTGCATATATGTTAGTTGCAGATGGAGAACCTGGAGCAGAAATATATTCATGTGCTACAAAGAAAGACCAGGCAAAGTTGGTATTTGATGAAACCTTAAATATGATAAAACAAAGCCCTTACCTATCGAAGCATATCAAGAAAAGAAAAACTGATTTATATTTCCCACTAACAATGAGTAAGTTCCAGCCATTGGGTAAAAATTCTGATACATTAGACGGATTAAACGCCCATTGTGTAATTATTGATGAATTACATGGAGTTAAAGACCGTAACCTATATGAGGTTATGAAGCAATCACAATCAGCAAGAAGGCAACCGCTATTACTTATGATAACAACCGCTGGAACTATTAGAGAATGTATATTTGACGATATGTATGATTATGCGTGTAATATCGTTGATGGGAATTTTGAAGATGAAACATTTCTTCCTATATTATATGAATTAGATAAAAAAGAAGAATGGCTTGAACCTGGAGCATGGGCGAAAGCTAATCCAGCACTAGGAACAATTAAAAAATTAGATGATTTAGAGAGAAAAGTTGAAAAGGCGAAGAATAGCCCTAAAGATTTAACTGGAGTATTAACAAAAGATTTTAATATAAGAGATACAATTTCAAGTGCATGGTTGACATTTGAGGACCTTAACAATGAAGAAACTTTTAATATTGAAGATTTTAAGAATTGTTATGCAATAGGTGGTGCAGATTTATCAATCACAACAGACTTAACTTGTGCAACTCTTTTATTAATAGATAAGGTTACTCAAAAAAGATATATTCATCAAATGTACTGGCTACCAAGTGATAATTTTGAACAGAGAGTAAAGCTAGAAAAGATACCATATGATATATGGCTTAAACGTGGATTGATAAGGCTATGTAGTGGCAATTCAATTAATTATAGTGATGTTACCGCATGGTTTGTTGAAATGCTTAACAATTATGGTATAACGCCATTATGGATATATTACGATAGTTATTCCGCTAAGTATTGGGTTGAAGAAATGGAACAGAACGGATTTAAGATGGTTAGAGCAATCCAGGGTGCAAGAACTCTATCACTACCAATGCAGCAGCTAGGGGCAGACCTAAAGGCAAATAAAATTAATTATAATAATAATCCTATTCTTAAATGGTGCTTAACTAATACAGGTATTCAAGAAGATAGGAACGGAAATATTGTACCTATTAAGAACCAGGCAGCAAAGCAGAGAATAGATGGACTTGCTTCAATGTTGGATTCATATGTCGGATTATATGAACACTTTGAAGAATTTATTAGAGCATTATAA
- a CDS encoding site-specific integrase yields the protein MAKTNYLKRTINGKEYYYFRLRHKNLNKPKDVYAPTVKELDQKIRTIRNELENNIVNNKDFFETFFANWLFDVKFSIVKPSTKERYESIYRNYIKDSSLSKIKIKDIALTDIQGYYNELIKSGSSVNCVATLNKLIAPCIKYAYNNNILIKDFTGAIVLPKEDQQTKLTKAGKVQPFTLDEQQMFISSIKDNQLEMLFLTALNTGMRQGELFALTWEDIYFEECYIDVNKTVKSVADVSREGREPLKTIIQTPKTVNSVRRVSIPSALSEQLKQYRLKQLEKKFKLANLYTDNNLVFCTSYGKYLDSSSVRKRMNKIIDNINTAETDKTKIINNRKFHDLRHTYATRLFELGEVPKTVQKLLGHSDISITLDIYTHVLEDMKIMAASKLNDLYVSMRAK from the coding sequence ATGGCTAAGACTAATTATCTTAAAAGAACCATCAATGGTAAAGAATATTATTATTTTAGATTAAGGCACAAAAATTTAAATAAGCCTAAAGATGTATATGCTCCAACTGTTAAGGAACTTGATCAAAAGATAAGAACTATTAGAAATGAACTTGAAAATAATATTGTTAATAATAAAGACTTTTTTGAAACCTTTTTTGCTAACTGGCTTTTTGATGTAAAATTTTCAATTGTAAAACCTTCTACCAAAGAAAGATATGAGAGTATATATAGAAACTATATAAAAGATAGTTCTTTATCAAAAATTAAAATTAAAGATATAGCATTAACTGACATTCAAGGCTATTACAACGAACTGATTAAAAGCGGATCATCTGTAAATTGTGTAGCCACATTAAATAAATTAATAGCCCCTTGCATAAAGTATGCTTATAACAATAATATTTTAATTAAAGATTTTACTGGTGCTATTGTATTACCTAAAGAAGATCAACAAACTAAATTAACTAAAGCTGGTAAAGTTCAACCATTTACATTAGATGAACAACAAATGTTTATTTCATCTATTAAGGATAATCAGTTAGAAATGTTATTTCTTACGGCTCTAAATACTGGTATGCGGCAAGGTGAATTATTTGCTCTTACATGGGAAGATATTTATTTTGAAGAATGTTACATTGATGTTAATAAGACTGTCAAAAGTGTGGCTGATGTATCAAGAGAAGGACGTGAACCTTTAAAGACAATAATACAAACCCCAAAGACTGTAAATAGTGTCAGACGTGTTTCAATTCCTTCTGCTCTGTCTGAACAACTAAAACAGTATAGATTAAAGCAACTAGAAAAAAAATTTAAGCTTGCTAATTTGTATACTGATAATAATTTAGTATTCTGTACTTCATATGGTAAATATTTAGATAGTAGTAGTGTAAGAAAAAGAATGAATAAAATAATAGATAATATTAATACTGCTGAAACTGATAAAACTAAAATAATCAATAATAGAAAATTCCATGATTTAAGACATACTTATGCTACAAGGCTATTTGAACTTGGAGAAGTTCCAAAGACTGTACAAAAATTATTAGGTCATAGCGATATATCTATTACTTTAGATATATACACTCATGTACTTGAAGATATGAAGATTATGGCTGCATCAAAATTAAATGATCTGTATGTATCTATGAGGGCTAAATAA
- a CDS encoding head-tail adaptor protein: MGKYRKDKKISIIKLTSYQDEIGNDIEEEAPVPGCENIWAYYRHISGTEYFAAATTNTKVEVTFQINWRTGIDTSMKILYNNKTYCITHIDDFEGKKTDLKIYAYKIN, from the coding sequence ATGGGTAAGTATAGAAAAGATAAAAAGATAAGCATAATTAAATTGACAAGCTATCAAGATGAAATTGGAAACGATATTGAAGAAGAAGCACCAGTTCCAGGGTGTGAAAATATATGGGCTTATTATAGACATATATCTGGTACAGAATATTTTGCAGCAGCAACAACTAATACAAAAGTCGAGGTTACATTTCAAATAAACTGGAGAACTGGAATTGATACAAGCATGAAAATTTTATATAACAATAAAACATACTGTATAACTCATATTGATGATTTTGAAGGCAAAAAGACAGATTTAAAAATATATGCTTATAAAATTAATTAG